The following proteins come from a genomic window of Pseudomonas syringae:
- a CDS encoding ferritin-like domain-containing protein, whose amino-acid sequence MNSAPQSQLSDVNTLRQRARQNVENGAVTEGYSADRETVLRLLNESLATELVCVLRYKRHYYMASGLKASVAAEEFLEHATQEAEHADKLAERIVQLGGEPEFNPDLLSKNSHAQYVAGNTLKEMVYEDLVAERIAVDSYREIIQYLGDSDPTTRRIFEEILAQEEEHADDMADILEGL is encoded by the coding sequence ATGAATTCTGCACCGCAATCACAGCTATCCGATGTAAATACCCTGCGCCAGCGTGCGCGCCAGAACGTTGAAAATGGTGCGGTGACTGAGGGTTACAGCGCTGACCGTGAGACCGTGTTGCGCCTGCTCAATGAGTCGTTGGCGACCGAACTGGTCTGTGTGCTGCGCTACAAGCGCCACTACTATATGGCGTCCGGCCTGAAAGCCAGCGTCGCTGCGGAAGAGTTTCTGGAGCATGCGACTCAGGAAGCCGAGCACGCCGACAAGCTGGCCGAGCGTATCGTGCAGCTGGGCGGCGAGCCGGAGTTCAACCCGGACCTGCTGTCGAAAAACTCTCATGCGCAGTACGTTGCCGGTAACACGCTGAAGGAAATGGTCTACGAAGACCTGGTCGCCGAGCGCATCGCGGTCGACAGCTACCGCGAGATCATTCAGTACCTCGGTGACAGCGACCCGACGACTCGCCGCATCTTTGAAGAAATCCTTGCTCAGGAAGAAGAGCACGCCGATGACATGGCGGATATTCTCGAAGGCCTGTAA
- a CDS encoding AsmA family protein, translating to MTRSRKIFGWTGITLVVLLALLVIVIVTFDWNRIKPTLNSKVSEALHRPFAINGDLDVRWTREPELGGWRAWVPSPHFVADDLTLGNPEWSKTPQMVTLKHVEFRLSLLPLLVQQVVIPRIDLTGPEAKLERLADGRANWVFDLPKSDPNAEPSKWVIDIGAIKFDKGLVSFNDQTLNANLDVVIDMLGKPIPFSEIVGSKEAQKAQEKGAVPQDYAFGLGVTGQYHGQKLSGTGKIGGLLALKDARQPFPVQADVKIGDTHAVIAGTLTDPQNLGALDLRLKLSGASLSNLYPLTGVTLPDSPAYSTDGRLVAKLHDAAGASFRYDGFNGKIGNSDIHGDLAYVASQPRPKLSGVLVSNQLLFSDLAPLIGADSNAAQKKRGGESKQPSGKVLPVEEFQTDRWRAMDADVEFTGKRIVQSPDLPFTDLYTHLVLNDGQLSLEPLRFGVAGGKLDADIRLDGRDKPLQGRARLSARNFKLKQLFPTFEPMKTSFGELNGDADISGRGNSIAALLGTANGEMKMLVNDGAISRGLMEIAGLNVGNYVVGKLFGDKDVKINCAASDFGIKDGLATSRLFVFDTENAIIYISGTANMKTEQLDLQINPESKGFRVFSLRSPLYVNGPFAKPNAGVQSGPLLLRGAGMVLLGATVGPVAGLLALVATGDNEPNQCGPLLEQMRTGKAPKTVK from the coding sequence ATGACGCGCAGCCGCAAGATTTTCGGATGGACAGGCATCACACTCGTGGTGCTCCTGGCCCTATTGGTCATCGTGATCGTCACGTTCGACTGGAACCGCATCAAACCCACGCTCAACAGCAAAGTCAGCGAAGCGCTGCATCGCCCGTTCGCCATTAATGGTGACCTGGATGTGCGCTGGACCCGCGAGCCTGAGCTGGGTGGCTGGCGCGCCTGGGTGCCGTCGCCGCACTTTGTCGCGGATGACCTGACGCTGGGCAATCCCGAGTGGTCGAAAACGCCGCAGATGGTCACCCTCAAGCATGTCGAGTTTCGTCTGTCGCTGCTGCCTTTGCTGGTTCAGCAGGTGGTGATCCCGCGTATCGACCTGACCGGCCCGGAAGCGAAGCTGGAGCGGCTTGCCGATGGTCGTGCCAATTGGGTGTTTGACCTGCCCAAGTCCGATCCGAATGCCGAGCCCTCCAAATGGGTGATTGATATTGGCGCAATCAAGTTCGACAAGGGGCTGGTGAGCTTCAATGATCAGACGCTGAACGCCAATCTGGACGTGGTGATCGACATGCTCGGCAAGCCGATCCCGTTCAGTGAGATCGTCGGCAGCAAAGAGGCGCAAAAGGCGCAGGAAAAGGGCGCTGTGCCGCAGGACTACGCATTCGGTCTGGGCGTCACCGGCCAGTACCACGGCCAGAAACTCAGCGGCACCGGCAAGATCGGTGGCCTGCTGGCGCTCAAGGATGCCCGTCAGCCATTCCCGGTGCAGGCAGACGTCAAGATTGGCGACACCCATGCAGTGATCGCCGGGACCCTGACCGATCCACAGAACCTCGGTGCGCTGGATCTGCGCTTGAAGCTGTCCGGCGCGAGCCTGAGCAATCTTTACCCGCTGACTGGCGTGACCCTGCCTGACTCCCCGGCCTATTCCACCGACGGCCGACTGGTCGCCAAGCTGCACGATGCGGCCGGCGCAAGCTTCCGTTACGACGGCTTCAACGGCAAGATCGGCAACAGTGATATCCATGGCGACCTGGCTTACGTCGCCAGCCAGCCACGGCCCAAGCTGAGTGGTGTGCTGGTGTCCAACCAGTTGCTGTTCAGCGACCTCGCGCCGCTGATTGGTGCGGACTCCAACGCCGCGCAGAAAAAGCGCGGGGGCGAAAGCAAGCAACCGTCGGGAAAGGTCTTGCCGGTTGAAGAGTTTCAGACTGATCGCTGGCGTGCCATGGACGCAGACGTCGAGTTCACCGGCAAGCGCATTGTGCAAAGCCCTGATCTGCCGTTCACCGACCTCTATACGCATCTGGTTCTCAACGACGGCCAGTTGAGCCTTGAGCCGCTGCGGTTTGGCGTTGCGGGTGGCAAGCTGGACGCCGACATCCGCCTTGATGGGCGCGACAAGCCCTTGCAGGGTCGTGCCAGACTGTCTGCACGCAACTTCAAGCTCAAGCAGTTGTTCCCGACCTTCGAGCCGATGAAAACCAGTTTCGGTGAGCTGAACGGCGATGCCGATATCAGTGGTCGCGGCAACTCGATTGCAGCCCTGCTCGGCACCGCCAACGGCGAAATGAAAATGCTCGTCAACGACGGCGCGATCAGCCGAGGCCTGATGGAAATCGCCGGGCTTAACGTCGGCAATTACGTGGTGGGCAAACTGTTCGGCGACAAGGACGTGAAGATCAATTGCGCGGCCTCCGATTTCGGCATCAAGGACGGCCTGGCGACCAGTCGCCTGTTTGTCTTCGATACCGAGAACGCCATCATCTACATCAGCGGCACCGCGAACATGAAGACCGAGCAACTGGATTTGCAGATCAACCCTGAATCCAAAGGCTTCCGCGTGTTCTCGTTGCGTTCGCCGCTATACGTCAACGGCCCGTTCGCCAAGCCCAATGCCGGCGTGCAGTCCGGGCCGTTGCTGTTGCGCGGCGCCGGTATGGTGCTGCTCGGCGCGACCGTGGGCCCGGTGGCAGGCCTGCTGGCGCTGGTCGCGACCGGCGACAACGAACCCAACCAATGCGGCCCGCTGCTGGAGCAGATGCGCACCGGCAAGGCGCCGAAGACAGTGAAGTAA
- a CDS encoding TetR family transcriptional regulator has protein sequence MLPRAEQKQQTRRALMEAAHQLMESGRGFGSLSLREVARTAGIVPTGFYRHFEDMDQLGLALVSEVGQTFRETIRLVRQNEFAVGGLIRASVKIFLERVAANRSQFLFLAREQYGGSLKVRQALGALREGISADLTADLAKMPKWRHLNAEALSIIADLVVKSVFAMLPELIDPPPASLAPHLTPQAKITQQLRFIFIGARHWRGLGSHD, from the coding sequence ATGCTGCCGCGCGCCGAACAGAAACAACAGACCCGCCGAGCCCTTATGGAGGCTGCCCACCAATTAATGGAGAGCGGACGTGGATTCGGCAGCCTGAGTTTGCGGGAAGTGGCCCGTACCGCAGGCATTGTACCGACAGGTTTCTATCGCCACTTTGAAGATATGGATCAACTGGGCCTGGCACTGGTCAGCGAAGTCGGCCAGACCTTCCGTGAAACCATTCGGCTGGTGCGGCAAAACGAATTTGCCGTGGGCGGGCTTATTCGCGCTTCGGTGAAAATCTTTCTGGAGCGCGTTGCGGCCAACCGTTCACAGTTTCTGTTTCTGGCTCGCGAACAGTACGGCGGCTCGCTCAAGGTACGGCAGGCACTGGGCGCCCTGCGCGAAGGCATCAGTGCCGACCTGACCGCCGACCTGGCGAAAATGCCGAAATGGCGCCACCTGAATGCCGAAGCGCTGTCGATCATCGCCGACCTGGTAGTCAAAAGCGTGTTCGCCATGCTCCCGGAACTGATCGACCCACCCCCCGCCTCGCTGGCTCCGCACTTGACGCCTCAGGCCAAGATCACCCAGCAACTGCGCTTCATCTTCATCGGCGCACGCCACTGGCGCGGGCTTGGCAGCCACGATTGA
- the ureE gene encoding urease accessory protein UreE, which yields MLVIHTRIEPQAEWAAELHLNFEARSKSRLRCFSAENEDVGLFLQRGQSPLRDGEFLQAEDGRIVRVCARPEKLMHVTCSSAFELTRAAYHLGNRHVALQVGDGWLRLLDDYVLKAMLDQLGATTETIEAPFQPEHGAYGGGHHHSRAGEEDFNYPPRMHQFGVRT from the coding sequence ATGCTGGTGATTCACACTCGAATCGAACCCCAGGCCGAATGGGCCGCCGAGCTGCATTTGAATTTCGAGGCGCGCAGCAAAAGTCGTCTGCGCTGCTTCAGTGCGGAAAACGAAGACGTGGGGCTGTTCCTGCAACGCGGCCAGTCACCGTTGCGTGATGGCGAGTTTCTGCAGGCTGAAGACGGCCGCATCGTGCGCGTCTGTGCGCGCCCCGAAAAGCTGATGCACGTCACCTGCAGCAGCGCTTTCGAGCTGACCCGCGCGGCTTATCATCTGGGCAACAGACACGTTGCCCTGCAAGTGGGTGATGGCTGGCTGCGCCTGCTCGACGACTACGTGCTCAAGGCGATGCTCGATCAACTGGGCGCAACCACTGAAACCATCGAAGCACCGTTTCAGCCGGAACATGGCGCCTATGGTGGCGGCCATCATCATTCGCGTGCCGGGGAAGAGGACTTCAATTACCCGCCACGCATGCACCAGTTCGGCGTGCGCACGTGA
- a CDS encoding urease accessory protein UreF, giving the protein MNSAWALLRLASPQLPIGGYSYSQGLEMAVEQSIVVDPQTAGRWIGDQLLLNLARFEAPLLLAHCAAAAVGDWGQLLQVSEQHRASRETRELHLESRQMGYSLKQLLNGLPELDRDARHFLEQTEEPHLALGWALAARTWQISPQDALAAWLWSWLENQLAVLMKTLPLGQQAAQRLTSELLPLLQQAQVNATNQNTQHAGSAAFGLALASMAHERQYSRLFRS; this is encoded by the coding sequence GTGAACAGCGCCTGGGCGCTTTTGCGTCTGGCCAGCCCGCAGTTGCCGATTGGCGGCTACAGCTATTCGCAAGGGCTGGAAATGGCGGTCGAGCAATCCATTGTCGTCGACCCGCAAACCGCCGGGCGCTGGATTGGTGATCAGTTATTGCTCAATCTTGCCCGTTTCGAAGCGCCCTTGCTGTTGGCGCATTGCGCAGCAGCGGCGGTTGGCGACTGGGGCCAATTGCTGCAAGTCAGCGAACAGCATCGCGCCAGCCGTGAGACCCGCGAGCTGCATCTTGAAAGCCGGCAGATGGGCTACTCCCTGAAGCAGTTGCTCAACGGGCTGCCTGAGCTGGACCGCGATGCTCGCCACTTTCTGGAGCAGACCGAAGAGCCGCATCTGGCATTAGGCTGGGCACTGGCGGCGCGCACCTGGCAAATCAGTCCGCAGGACGCGCTGGCCGCGTGGCTCTGGAGCTGGCTGGAAAACCAGCTGGCAGTACTGATGAAAACCTTGCCGCTGGGCCAGCAGGCCGCGCAACGCCTGACCAGCGAGCTGTTGCCATTGCTGCAACAGGCACAGGTCAATGCCACGAACCAGAACACACAACATGCTGGCAGCGCGGCCTTCGGCCTGGCGTTGGCGAGCATGGCGCACGAACGTCAATACAGCCGGTTATTCCGGTCCTGA
- the ureG gene encoding urease accessory protein UreG, with translation MNSQPLRVGIGGPVGSGKTALTLALCLALRDRYNLAVVTNDIYTREDADFLVRNEALAPERIIGVETGGCPHTAIREDASINLEAVDQLNRRFEGLDMIIVESGGDNLSATFSPELSDLTIYVIDVSAGDKLPRKGGPGICKSDLLVINKIDLAPLVGASLEMMDSDTRKMRGEKPFVFSNQKTGQGLEQIIAFIERQGLLTAAA, from the coding sequence ATGAACAGCCAACCCCTGCGCGTCGGCATCGGTGGCCCGGTCGGCTCCGGCAAGACCGCCCTGACCCTGGCGCTGTGCCTGGCCTTGCGCGATCGCTACAACCTGGCAGTCGTGACCAACGATATCTACACCCGCGAAGACGCCGACTTTCTGGTGCGCAATGAAGCGCTGGCCCCTGAGCGCATCATCGGCGTCGAAACTGGCGGTTGCCCGCATACGGCGATCCGCGAAGACGCGTCGATCAATCTGGAAGCGGTCGATCAGTTGAACCGGCGTTTCGAAGGTCTGGACATGATCATCGTCGAATCCGGTGGCGACAATCTGTCGGCCACCTTCAGCCCCGAGCTGTCCGACCTGACAATCTACGTGATCGACGTGTCGGCGGGCGACAAGCTGCCACGTAAAGGCGGGCCAGGTATTTGCAAGTCCGACCTGCTGGTGATCAATAAAATCGACCTTGCACCGCTGGTGGGCGCTTCGTTGGAGATGATGGACAGTGACACGCGCAAGATGCGCGGCGAAAAGCCTTTCGTTTTCAGTAATCAGAAAACCGGCCAGGGTCTGGAACAGATCATTGCTTTCATCGAGCGCCAAGGCCTGCTGACTGCGGCCGCCTGA
- a CDS encoding HupE/UreJ family protein: MNYKKALGALALLLVPTLALAHPGHGDNGLIAGISHPLGGLDHLLAMLAVGLWAAQQQGAARWALPCTFVGTMLIGGVLGFEGLNLPALESGIAASVLALGLAVALAVRPPLALAVAATALFALFHGVAHGLELPDMSSPWAYAAGFVAATAALHAAGYAFVRVLPQAAAPLVRLAGAASAAAGVWLLAG, from the coding sequence ATGAACTACAAAAAAGCCTTGGGCGCCCTCGCCCTGCTGTTGGTGCCGACGCTGGCCCTGGCTCACCCCGGTCATGGCGATAACGGCCTGATCGCCGGTATCAGCCACCCGCTTGGCGGTCTGGATCATTTACTGGCGATGCTTGCGGTCGGTCTGTGGGCCGCGCAGCAACAAGGCGCGGCGCGCTGGGCGTTGCCTTGCACCTTTGTCGGCACCATGCTGATCGGCGGGGTTCTGGGTTTCGAAGGCCTGAACCTGCCTGCGCTGGAAAGCGGTATTGCTGCCTCGGTGCTGGCGCTGGGCCTGGCAGTGGCACTGGCGGTTCGTCCACCGCTGGCACTGGCGGTCGCAGCGACTGCGTTGTTCGCGCTGTTTCATGGCGTGGCGCATGGCCTCGAGTTGCCTGATATGTCCAGCCCATGGGCTTACGCGGCAGGTTTCGTGGCGGCGACTGCTGCGTTGCATGCGGCGGGTTACGCGTTCGTGCGCGTACTGCCACAAGCGGCTGCGCCACTGGTTCGCCTTGCAGGCGCAGCCTCGGCAGCGGCGGGTGTGTGGTTGCTGGCGGGCTGA
- a CDS encoding AGE family epimerase/isomerase, which produces MPHVSSSASAPELTLVFAALQAHFLQVVVPLWQGPGWNAQLALPYEALDANDQPLPAQRYRAMACARQLFLFSSLIDRPEVPDARTRAGALFRSLQQHFHDAEHGGWFYSIDPQGKPLDRRKDLYTHAFIIFACAHYWAKVRDPLAESVLNAALEVVAERFADADGLYEAQLDEDWSTLGTGPLQNPLMHLAEAFLATLAVRADPATQSAMDALVIHMQRRFVDPATGVMLEKPLGAVDNWYEPGHQFEWFFLLQTSPDLHGRELHQSMSRAFAYAQAQGVDPQTGAVTATLTLEGTVRDATQRIWAQAEYLRAMALRPECEAALADQLLAFERRFLHAKGWNECVEPDGSVSRSDMPSTTPYHLATCYIGLADCIANRFITAFPPPTPTEG; this is translated from the coding sequence ATGCCTCATGTTTCCAGCTCTGCCTCCGCCCCCGAACTGACTCTGGTTTTCGCCGCTTTGCAGGCGCATTTCCTGCAGGTCGTCGTGCCGCTCTGGCAGGGGCCGGGCTGGAATGCACAGTTGGCATTGCCTTACGAAGCACTGGATGCCAACGATCAGCCGCTGCCTGCGCAGCGCTATCGGGCGATGGCCTGTGCGCGGCAACTGTTCCTGTTTTCCAGCCTGATCGACCGTCCTGAAGTGCCGGATGCGCGAACGCGGGCCGGTGCGTTGTTCCGTTCGTTACAACAACATTTTCATGACGCCGAGCATGGCGGCTGGTTCTACAGCATTGATCCGCAGGGCAAGCCGCTGGATCGCCGCAAGGACCTCTACACCCACGCATTCATCATCTTTGCCTGCGCGCATTACTGGGCGAAGGTGCGGGACCCGCTCGCCGAATCAGTCCTCAATGCAGCGCTTGAGGTCGTCGCTGAACGCTTTGCTGACGCTGACGGGCTGTATGAAGCGCAACTCGATGAAGACTGGTCAACGCTGGGCACAGGCCCGTTGCAGAACCCGCTGATGCATCTGGCGGAAGCCTTTCTGGCGACGCTTGCGGTGCGCGCTGACCCGGCCACTCAGTCGGCGATGGATGCGCTGGTTATCCACATGCAGCGCCGCTTCGTCGACCCGGCGACTGGCGTAATGCTGGAGAAACCGCTGGGCGCTGTGGATAACTGGTACGAGCCAGGTCATCAGTTCGAATGGTTTTTCCTGCTGCAAACCTCGCCCGACCTGCACGGTCGCGAGCTGCACCAATCCATGAGCCGTGCGTTTGCCTACGCACAAGCACAAGGCGTCGACCCACAGACCGGCGCAGTAACGGCCACGCTGACGCTGGAGGGCACGGTACGCGACGCTACCCAGCGCATCTGGGCTCAGGCCGAGTATTTGCGGGCAATGGCGCTGAGGCCCGAATGCGAGGCCGCACTGGCCGACCAGTTGCTGGCGTTCGAACGGCGCTTTCTGCATGCCAAGGGCTGGAACGAGTGTGTCGAACCAGATGGCAGCGTCAGCCGCAGCGATATGCCGTCGACCACGCCTTACCATCTGGCGACCTGTTACATCGGGCTGGCCGACTGCATCGCGAATCGCTTCATCACTGCATTCCCGCCACCAACGCCCACAGAAGGCTGA
- a CDS encoding SDR family oxidoreductase: MTSTVFITGATSGFGEACARRFAEAGWALVLTGRRKDRLDALSAELSKQTKVHTLVLDVRDRKAMESAIADLPAEFASIRGLINNAGLALGIDPAPKCDLDDWDTMIDTNVKGLVYTTRLLLPRLIAHGRGASIVNLGSVAGNYPYPGGNVYGGTKAFVGQFSLNLRNDLIGTGVRVTNLEPGLCESEFSLVRFGGDQAKYDATYAGAEPIQPQDIADTIFWIMNTPAHVNINSLELMPVSQTWAGFAIDRNRG; the protein is encoded by the coding sequence ATGACTTCCACTGTATTCATCACGGGCGCTACTTCGGGTTTCGGCGAGGCCTGCGCACGTCGCTTTGCCGAGGCGGGCTGGGCGCTGGTGCTGACCGGTCGCCGCAAGGACCGTCTGGATGCCCTGAGCGCCGAACTGTCGAAGCAGACCAAAGTACACACGCTGGTGCTGGATGTGCGTGACCGCAAGGCGATGGAGAGTGCCATCGCCGATTTGCCTGCAGAGTTCGCCAGCATTCGCGGCCTGATCAACAACGCCGGTCTGGCGCTGGGTATTGATCCTGCACCGAAGTGCGATCTGGATGACTGGGACACCATGATCGACACCAACGTCAAAGGCCTGGTCTACACCACTCGCCTGTTGCTGCCACGCCTGATCGCGCATGGTCGCGGTGCAAGCATCGTCAACCTGGGTTCAGTGGCCGGTAACTATCCGTATCCGGGCGGCAACGTGTATGGCGGCACCAAGGCCTTCGTCGGTCAGTTTTCGCTGAACCTGCGCAACGACCTGATCGGCACCGGTGTGCGGGTGACCAACCTGGAGCCGGGGCTGTGCGAGAGCGAATTTTCGCTGGTCCGTTTCGGCGGCGATCAGGCCAAGTACGACGCCACCTATGCAGGCGCCGAGCCGATTCAGCCGCAGGACATCGCCGACACGATCTTCTGGATCATGAACACGCCCGCGCACGTCAATATCAACAGTCTGGAACTGATGCCCGTCAGCCAGACCTGGGCCGGCTTTGCGATTGATCGCAATCGTGGCTGA
- a CDS encoding ABC transporter ATP-binding protein, producing MSKPILELKEIDVFYGPIQALKKVSLHINEGETVSLIGSNGAGKSTLLMSIFGQPRAASGQIIYQGTDITQKSSHYIASNGIAQSPEGRRVFPDMSVEENLMMGTIPIGDKHSAEDMQRMFELFPRLKERRNQRAMTMSGGEQQMLAIARALMSRPKLLLLDEPSLGLAPIIVKQIFSTLRELAATGMTIFLVEQNANHALKLSDRAYVMVNGEIRLSGTGQELLVNEEVRNAYLGGH from the coding sequence ATGAGCAAGCCGATCCTCGAACTGAAAGAGATCGATGTGTTTTACGGGCCGATTCAGGCCCTCAAGAAGGTCTCGCTGCACATCAACGAGGGCGAAACGGTCAGCCTGATCGGCTCCAACGGTGCGGGTAAGTCCACGTTGCTGATGTCGATCTTCGGTCAGCCGCGTGCCGCCAGCGGGCAGATCATTTATCAGGGCACCGACATCACCCAGAAGTCGTCGCACTACATCGCTTCCAACGGCATTGCGCAGTCGCCGGAAGGGCGGCGGGTGTTCCCCGACATGTCGGTCGAGGAAAACCTGATGATGGGCACCATTCCGATTGGCGACAAGCATTCGGCGGAAGACATGCAGCGCATGTTCGAATTGTTTCCGCGCCTCAAGGAACGCCGTAATCAGCGCGCCATGACCATGTCGGGTGGCGAACAGCAAATGCTCGCCATTGCCCGGGCGTTGATGAGTCGTCCCAAGCTGCTGCTGCTCGATGAGCCGAGCCTTGGTCTGGCACCGATCATCGTCAAACAGATCTTCTCGACCCTGCGCGAGCTGGCGGCCACCGGCATGACCATTTTTCTGGTCGAGCAGAACGCCAACCATGCGCTCAAGCTGTCCGACCGTGCCTACGTGATGGTCAACGGCGAGATCCGTCTGTCCGGCACCGGCCAGGAATTGCTGGTCAATGAAGAGGTGAGAAACGCCTATCTGGGCGGTCACTGA
- a CDS encoding ABC transporter ATP-binding protein, whose amino-acid sequence MSNEVILSVEHLMMHFGGIKALSDVSLKVRRNSIFALIGPNGAGKTTVFNCLTGFYKATGGRIELHTRGKTTNVIRLLGEPFKATDFVSPKSFLSRVYYKMFGGTHLVNRAGLARTFQNIRLFKEMSVVENLLVAQHMWVNRSLVSGILNTKGYRKAEEDALNTAFYWLEVVDLVDCANRLAGELSYGQQRRLEIARAMCTRPQVICLDEPAAGLNPQETEALSGMIRLLRDEHDMTIVLIEHDMGMVMGISDDIVVLDHGNVIAMGGPEQIRNDPKVIAAYLGADEEELV is encoded by the coding sequence ATGAGCAATGAAGTGATTCTCTCCGTCGAGCACCTGATGATGCACTTTGGTGGCATCAAGGCCCTCAGCGATGTCAGCCTCAAGGTCCGGCGCAACTCGATCTTCGCCCTGATTGGCCCCAACGGCGCGGGCAAGACCACGGTCTTCAATTGCCTGACCGGTTTCTACAAGGCCACTGGCGGGCGCATCGAACTGCATACCCGCGGCAAGACCACCAACGTGATCAGGCTGCTGGGCGAGCCTTTCAAGGCCACCGATTTTGTGTCGCCGAAAAGCTTCCTCAGCCGTGTGTACTACAAGATGTTTGGTGGTACGCACCTGGTCAACCGTGCAGGGCTGGCGCGCACGTTCCAGAACATCCGTCTGTTCAAGGAAATGTCGGTGGTCGAGAACCTGCTGGTTGCCCAGCATATGTGGGTGAATCGCAGCCTGGTCAGCGGGATTCTCAACACCAAAGGCTATCGCAAGGCCGAAGAGGACGCGCTCAATACCGCGTTCTACTGGCTGGAAGTGGTCGACCTGGTGGATTGCGCCAATCGTCTGGCTGGCGAGCTGTCCTACGGGCAGCAACGTCGTCTGGAGATCGCCCGCGCCATGTGTACGCGCCCGCAGGTGATCTGCCTCGACGAACCGGCTGCCGGCCTTAACCCGCAGGAAACCGAAGCGTTGAGCGGCATGATCCGCCTGCTGCGCGACGAACATGACATGACCATCGTGCTGATCGAGCATGACATGGGCATGGTGATGGGCATTTCCGACGATATTGTGGTGCTTGACCACGGCAACGTGATTGCCATGGGCGGGCCGGAACAGATCCGTAACGATCCGAAGGTGATCGCTGCGTATCTGGGCGCTGATGAAGAGGAGCTGGTATGA
- the livM gene encoding high-affinity branched-chain amino acid ABC transporter permease LivM codes for MSAPAAIPVSKPVEIKKSLIDAVIAGLLALIVFGPIVGIVLDGYSFNLQPTRVAWLVAIVMAGRFLISLFLQTPRGLRVSQSFESSDSGVHVLKPDHRSSLYWIIPLLIVIAIVFPIFANKYILTVVILGLIYVLLGLGLNIVVGLAGLLDLGYVAFYAIGAYGLALGYQYLGLGFWSALPLAAIAAALAGCILGFPVLRMHGDYLAIVTLGFGEIIRLILNNWLSFTGGPNGVPVPSPTFFGLEFGRRAKDGGVPIHEYFGFDYNPDLKFIFIYTVLFLVVLAVLFIKHRLTRMPIGRAWEALREDEIACRSMGLNHVLVKLSAFTIGASTAGLAGVFFASYQGFVNPTSFTFFESALILAIVVLGGMGSTIGVVIAAFVLTVAPELLRSFSEYRVLLFGILMVLMMIWRPRGLIRISRTGVKPRKGALVTEGAAR; via the coding sequence ATGTCCGCTCCTGCCGCTATTCCTGTCTCCAAACCTGTTGAAATCAAGAAAAGCCTGATCGACGCTGTGATTGCCGGGTTGCTGGCCCTGATCGTGTTCGGCCCCATCGTCGGCATCGTGCTCGACGGCTACAGCTTCAACCTGCAGCCGACCCGCGTCGCCTGGCTGGTCGCCATCGTCATGGCCGGGCGCTTTCTGATCAGTCTGTTTCTGCAAACCCCCCGAGGCCTGCGCGTTTCCCAGAGCTTTGAAAGCTCCGACTCGGGCGTACATGTGCTCAAACCGGATCACCGGTCGAGCCTGTACTGGATCATTCCGTTGCTGATCGTGATTGCCATCGTGTTCCCGATCTTCGCCAACAAGTACATCCTGACCGTGGTCATTCTCGGTCTGATTTACGTGTTGCTGGGGCTGGGGCTGAACATCGTGGTCGGTCTGGCGGGGCTGCTCGATCTGGGGTACGTGGCGTTCTACGCCATCGGCGCCTACGGTCTGGCGCTGGGTTATCAGTACCTTGGGCTCGGCTTCTGGTCGGCGTTGCCGTTGGCGGCGATTGCCGCGGCGCTTGCCGGCTGCATTCTCGGCTTCCCGGTGTTACGCATGCATGGCGATTACCTGGCCATCGTGACCCTGGGGTTCGGCGAGATCATCCGTCTTATCCTGAATAACTGGCTGTCGTTCACCGGCGGCCCGAATGGTGTGCCGGTGCCGTCGCCGACCTTTTTCGGCCTGGAATTCGGACGCCGTGCCAAGGATGGAGGGGTTCCGATCCACGAATATTTCGGCTTCGATTACAACCCGGACCTGAAATTCATCTTCATCTATACCGTGCTGTTCCTTGTAGTGCTGGCGGTGCTGTTCATCAAGCATCGCCTGACCCGCATGCCGATCGGGCGTGCCTGGGAAGCCCTGCGTGAGGACGAGATTGCCTGCCGCTCGATGGGCCTCAATCACGTGCTGGTCAAGCTCTCGGCGTTCACCATCGGTGCTTCGACGGCGGGCCTTGCGGGCGTGTTTTTCGCCAGCTATCAGGGCTTCGTCAACCCGACGTCGTTCACCTTCTTCGAGTCGGCGCTGATTCTGGCGATTGTGGTGCTGGGCGGTATGGGGTCGACCATTGGCGTGGTGATTGCGGCCTTCGTGCTGACCGTCGCGCCTGAACTGCTGCGCAGTTTCTCCGAGTACCGCGTGTTGCTGTTCGGGATTCTGATGGTGCTGATGATGATCTGGCGGCCACGCGGTCTGATCCGCATCAGCCGCACCGGCGTGAAACCGCGCAAGGGCGCACTGGTGACAGAGGGAGCTGCACGATGA